A region from the Sandaracinus amylolyticus genome encodes:
- a CDS encoding type II secretion system protein GspJ, whose protein sequence is MSARRRLRTRGMTLIEAMVAVTILAIITTVVYGGFSQTMRNKTRVEQQADRAHVIRVAMERIVRELSQAYVSVHVNPNPSMQSMLTTFHGYRQGRGSRVDFTSFSHRRLYRDAHESDQNEVSYFLARHPEHRDQTALVRREQRRIDATPEEGGDLTIMVEDVREFSLEYLDGLTLDWVDSWDATPTGTQANRLPTQVRVQLVVPGVIDPRRTETYTTRAVIPITWALNHAVYNP, encoded by the coding sequence GTGAGCGCGCGTCGTCGTCTCCGCACGCGCGGCATGACGCTGATCGAGGCGATGGTCGCGGTGACCATCCTCGCGATCATCACCACGGTCGTGTACGGCGGCTTCTCGCAGACGATGCGCAACAAGACGCGCGTCGAGCAGCAGGCCGATCGCGCGCACGTCATCCGCGTCGCGATGGAGCGCATCGTCCGCGAGCTCTCGCAGGCGTACGTCTCGGTCCACGTCAATCCGAACCCGTCGATGCAGTCGATGCTCACGACGTTCCACGGCTATCGCCAGGGACGCGGCAGCCGCGTGGACTTCACGTCGTTCTCGCATCGTCGCTTGTATCGCGATGCGCACGAGTCGGATCAGAACGAGGTCAGCTACTTCCTCGCGCGCCACCCCGAGCACCGCGATCAGACCGCGCTCGTGCGCCGCGAGCAGCGCCGCATCGACGCGACGCCCGAAGAGGGCGGCGATCTCACGATCATGGTCGAGGACGTGCGCGAGTTCTCGCTCGAGTACCTCGACGGCCTCACGCTCGACTGGGTCGACTCGTGGGACGCGACGCCGACCGGCACCCAGGCGAACCGCCTGCCGACGCAGGTGCGCGTGCAGCTCGTCGTGCCGGGCGTGATCGATCCGCGCCGGACCGAGACGTACACGACGCGCGCGGTGATCCCGATCACCTGGGCGCTCAACCACGCGGTGTACAACCCGTGA
- a CDS encoding type II secretion system protein GspG, which yields MPRRPRTSSVALPWERQGSRLRELIAGGQWRRVLAALMVIAVGVAIWQSVEAREKVRHTRAVIAETRRALAQFREDMGRCPHTMRELVHPVSGPAARSGVHYLREEPLDAWGHPLWVRCPGRYDEGDVDVVSAGPSGSFLDDDNIQ from the coding sequence ATGCCTCGCCGCCCTCGCACCTCGAGCGTCGCGCTCCCCTGGGAACGTCAGGGATCGCGCCTTCGCGAGCTGATCGCGGGCGGGCAGTGGCGTCGCGTGCTGGCCGCGCTGATGGTGATCGCGGTGGGCGTCGCGATCTGGCAGAGCGTCGAGGCGCGCGAGAAGGTGCGCCACACGCGCGCGGTGATCGCGGAGACGCGCCGCGCGCTCGCGCAGTTCCGCGAGGACATGGGCCGCTGCCCGCACACGATGCGCGAGCTCGTGCACCCCGTCTCCGGCCCGGCCGCGCGCTCGGGCGTGCACTACCTCCGCGAGGAGCCCCTCGACGCGTGGGGCCATCCGCTCTGGGTGCGCTGTCCGGGACGCTACGACGAAGGGGACGTGGACGTCGTGTCGGCGGGGCCGAGCGGGAGCTTCCTCGACGACGACAACATCCAGTGA
- a CDS encoding pilus assembly FimT family protein, whose translation MRRVRRERARRAREGMTLIEMMVVVIIIALAATGLGYGLGALERTQLRSACMKITAGVRYAYNRSIAQGTTVRLVFDLEQETMGFEEAHGRVTLARANDERRAEIAEDGSGDDISGVDPWAAAQARIESTLRPSFGASPFSAIEGRRYEAHPLGRGITIERLITPHEPEPRQEGRGSIYFFPGGQTEHAVIWLSDGGDRVFSVEIHPLTGRTRVRDHAWEPDELLDQGTSEVRD comes from the coding sequence ATGCGACGCGTGCGTCGAGAGCGAGCGCGCAGGGCGCGAGAGGGCATGACGCTCATCGAGATGATGGTCGTCGTGATCATCATCGCGCTCGCGGCGACCGGCCTCGGCTACGGCCTCGGCGCGCTCGAGCGCACGCAGCTCCGATCGGCGTGCATGAAGATCACCGCCGGCGTGCGCTACGCGTACAACCGCAGCATCGCGCAGGGCACGACGGTGCGTCTCGTGTTCGACCTCGAGCAGGAGACGATGGGCTTCGAGGAGGCGCACGGCCGCGTGACGCTCGCGCGCGCGAACGACGAGCGTCGCGCGGAGATCGCGGAGGACGGCAGCGGCGACGACATCTCGGGCGTCGATCCGTGGGCCGCCGCGCAGGCGCGCATCGAGAGCACGCTGCGCCCGTCGTTCGGCGCTTCGCCGTTCTCGGCGATCGAGGGACGCCGCTACGAAGCGCATCCGCTCGGGAGAGGGATCACGATCGAGCGGCTGATCACGCCGCACGAGCCGGAGCCGCGCCAGGAAGGGCGCGGATCGATCTACTTCTTCCCCGGCGGGCAGACCGAGCACGCGGTGATCTGGCTGAGCGACGGCGGCGATCGCGTGTTCTCGGTCGAGATCCATCCGCTCACCGGCCGCACGCGCGTGCGCGATCACGCGTGGGAGCCCGACGAGCTGCTCGATCAGGGCACCAGCGAGGTGAGGGACTGA
- a CDS encoding type IV pilus modification PilV family protein, with product MRRAGFTLLEVMVAVAILAIALTAIFASEAGAIRVAARARFTTTATLLARCKMAEIEEQMAREGLPAVSATSVDACCEDGEVEGFECEWEISRIVLPDQASTGEEELAEGLGAAAEGAEGEEGGGPQMPDVTSIMSGAMMGGGGDMVAEMALQYAFPVLKPQIEEQVRRARVTVRWHEGDEERSFDVVQYLVAEQPPAAVTQQAADQLINGPGSSTTPPPGTQTPPGRSGGGL from the coding sequence ATGCGCCGCGCCGGCTTCACGCTGCTCGAGGTGATGGTCGCGGTCGCGATCCTCGCGATCGCGCTCACCGCGATCTTCGCGAGCGAAGCGGGCGCGATCCGCGTCGCGGCGCGCGCGCGCTTCACGACCACGGCGACGCTGCTCGCCCGCTGCAAGATGGCGGAGATCGAAGAGCAGATGGCGCGCGAGGGCCTGCCCGCGGTGAGCGCGACGAGCGTCGACGCGTGCTGCGAGGACGGCGAGGTCGAGGGCTTCGAGTGCGAGTGGGAGATCTCGCGCATCGTGCTGCCCGATCAGGCGTCGACGGGCGAAGAGGAGCTCGCGGAAGGGCTCGGCGCCGCGGCGGAAGGCGCGGAGGGCGAGGAGGGCGGTGGGCCCCAGATGCCCGACGTCACCTCGATCATGTCGGGCGCGATGATGGGCGGCGGCGGCGACATGGTCGCCGAGATGGCCCTCCAGTACGCGTTCCCGGTGCTCAAGCCGCAGATCGAGGAGCAGGTGCGGCGCGCGCGCGTGACGGTGCGCTGGCACGAGGGCGACGAAGAGCGCTCGTTCGACGTCGTGCAGTATCTCGTGGCCGAGCAGCCGCCGGCCGCGGTCACGCAGCAGGCCGCGGATCAGCTGATCAACGGGCCGGGCTCGTCGACCACGCCGCCCCCCGGCACGCAGACGCCGCCGGGCCGCAGCGGAGGCGGGCTGTGA
- a CDS encoding type II secretion system protein M → MNRFESLRAQWEALTEREKRLVRALGIVAALVVIMLPVYLLSSAIGELEEQNEEIASVLSEIERAEDRLAQREAERNAAEARYAQRAPELGTFLEGRSSAREMQIASVTNQPEVQEGRFRKRHVRASFPGTTLRQAIRLMTDLESAPYPIAIERVHVDHFQEGDHYNLELGVVTFDRSGGDRDAGAGAAPGDRPTAVRPVGPGGAVRAGPPSPP, encoded by the coding sequence ATGAATCGGTTCGAGTCCCTGCGAGCGCAGTGGGAAGCGCTCACCGAGCGCGAGAAGCGCCTGGTGCGCGCGCTCGGCATCGTCGCGGCGCTCGTCGTGATCATGCTTCCCGTCTATCTGCTCTCGAGCGCGATCGGCGAGCTCGAGGAGCAGAACGAGGAGATCGCGAGCGTGCTCTCGGAGATCGAGCGCGCCGAGGATCGCCTCGCGCAGCGCGAGGCCGAGCGCAACGCCGCCGAGGCGCGCTACGCACAGCGCGCGCCCGAGCTCGGCACGTTCCTCGAAGGACGCTCGAGCGCGCGCGAGATGCAGATCGCGTCGGTGACGAACCAGCCCGAGGTGCAGGAAGGTCGGTTCCGCAAGCGCCACGTGCGCGCGAGCTTTCCCGGCACGACGCTGCGCCAGGCGATCCGCCTGATGACCGACCTCGAGAGCGCGCCGTATCCGATCGCGATCGAGCGCGTGCACGTCGATCACTTCCAGGAAGGCGATCACTACAACCTCGAGCTCGGCGTCGTCACCTTCGACCGCAGCGGCGGTGATCGCGACGCGGGCGCGGGCGCAGCGCCCGGCGATCGGCCGACCGCAGTGCGCCCGGTGGGCCCCGGCGGCGCCGTGCGCGCGGGACCTCCCTCTCCTCCGTGA
- a CDS encoding general secretion pathway protein GspK, with product MTARAHGIGPFRGAGDSKDRERRVRRGAKAHHSLRERGIALVIAMTAVAILAVMLADMHESTTASFVVATTERDQLRAEYMAKSGLNLTRLLVSQEPAIRATVAPIYQLLTGRAPPMIPVWSYANGILRPFCDYEGMQESGIINTVGVDFATSEGLGDTGGTCEIIALAENAKLNVSDPLNFDGDRARTGVAMQMFALMGGYQSPSPFDPLFEQRDADGQYTSRLDVVSALIDWWDYDGDRTTFDPGASTVASGGAEDDVYRMFDDPYQAKNAAFDSIEEIRLVRGVGDDFWATFVEPDPDDPNTRAITIYGSGAVNPNEATPEVLIARVCSILTDQPLCTDPVEASKFIQIMRTLRMIAPIPWFTHPRDFRAFLEGRGGERDLYPMLAGFLGADNPILFRPVTMSAQQGTQVESAFVTAARILTIQSTGTVGRATVRVRTVMNFHDRWTPPPPNAGTMPGLGIFYYYRVD from the coding sequence GTGACGGCGCGTGCGCACGGGATCGGGCCGTTCCGCGGCGCCGGCGACAGCAAGGATCGCGAGCGTCGCGTGCGCCGCGGCGCGAAGGCCCACCACAGCCTGCGCGAGCGCGGCATCGCGCTCGTGATCGCGATGACTGCGGTCGCGATCCTCGCGGTGATGCTCGCCGACATGCACGAGAGCACGACCGCGTCGTTCGTCGTGGCGACGACCGAGCGCGATCAGCTCCGCGCCGAGTACATGGCGAAGAGCGGGCTCAACCTCACGCGCCTGCTCGTCTCGCAGGAGCCCGCGATCCGCGCGACGGTCGCGCCGATCTACCAGCTGCTCACCGGTCGCGCGCCGCCGATGATCCCGGTGTGGTCGTACGCGAACGGGATCCTCCGTCCGTTCTGCGACTACGAGGGGATGCAGGAGTCGGGGATCATCAACACCGTCGGCGTGGACTTCGCCACGAGCGAGGGGCTCGGCGACACCGGCGGCACCTGCGAGATCATCGCGCTCGCCGAGAACGCGAAGCTCAACGTCAGCGATCCGCTCAACTTCGACGGCGATCGCGCCCGCACCGGCGTCGCGATGCAGATGTTCGCGCTGATGGGCGGCTATCAGTCGCCGTCGCCGTTCGATCCGCTCTTCGAGCAGCGCGACGCGGACGGGCAGTACACGTCGCGGCTCGACGTCGTGAGCGCGCTGATCGACTGGTGGGACTACGACGGCGACCGAACGACGTTCGATCCCGGCGCGAGCACCGTCGCCAGCGGCGGCGCCGAGGACGACGTGTACCGCATGTTCGACGACCCCTATCAGGCGAAGAACGCAGCCTTCGACTCGATCGAGGAGATCCGCCTGGTGCGCGGCGTCGGCGACGACTTCTGGGCGACGTTCGTCGAGCCCGATCCCGACGATCCGAACACGCGCGCGATCACGATCTACGGCTCGGGCGCGGTGAATCCGAACGAGGCGACGCCCGAGGTGCTCATCGCGCGCGTCTGCTCGATCCTCACCGATCAGCCGCTCTGCACGGACCCCGTCGAGGCGAGCAAGTTCATCCAGATCATGCGCACGCTGCGGATGATCGCGCCGATCCCGTGGTTCACGCACCCGCGCGACTTCCGTGCGTTCCTCGAGGGGCGCGGCGGTGAGCGCGATCTCTATCCGATGCTCGCGGGCTTCCTCGGGGCGGACAACCCGATCCTCTTCCGGCCCGTGACGATGAGCGCGCAGCAGGGAACGCAGGTCGAGTCGGCGTTCGTCACCGCGGCGCGCATCCTGACGATCCAGTCGACCGGCACCGTCGGTCGCGCGACGGTCCGCGTGCGCACCGTCATGAACTTCCACGATCGCTGGACCCCGCCGCCGCCCAACGCGGGCACGATGCCGGGGCTCGGCATCTTCTACTACTACCGGGTGGACTGA
- the gspF gene encoding type II secretion system inner membrane protein GspF: MAVYVWRGIASASGKEVKGVRDADNVRALRTVLRKDGVILTQALEESEAKKKTAREVDFGRFFRRVSALDVAMMTRQLATLLKSGVPLVESMSALIDQLENPELKNALTQTRDKVNEGSSLADALKAHPAIFSSLFVNMVAAGEASGTLETVLGRLAEFLEAQSKLKNKVSSALAYPAFMVLMSMATVGIMMVVVVPKVTSIFESFEQALPWYTRLLIFTSDVFIGYWWLLTLIAIGGFYGWRRWVSTTEGRSKWDRWLLGLPLFGKLFLMVAVSRFSRTLSTLLKSGVPILQAMDITKNVLGNVELQRVVEEATGSIREGESIAVPLKRSGRFPPIVTHMIAIGERSGQLEEMLENVAVAYDNQVETRVQGMTSLLEPMMIVLMGGISAGIAFSILMPLMSINEFIAN, encoded by the coding sequence ATGGCGGTCTACGTCTGGCGCGGGATCGCGTCCGCCTCCGGCAAGGAGGTCAAGGGCGTGCGCGATGCGGACAACGTCCGCGCGCTCCGCACGGTCCTGCGCAAGGACGGCGTGATCCTCACGCAGGCGCTCGAGGAGTCGGAGGCGAAGAAGAAGACCGCGCGCGAGGTCGACTTCGGACGCTTCTTCCGCCGCGTCTCGGCGCTCGACGTCGCGATGATGACGCGCCAGCTCGCGACGCTGCTCAAGAGCGGCGTGCCGCTCGTCGAGTCGATGAGCGCGCTGATCGACCAGCTCGAGAACCCCGAGCTGAAGAACGCGCTCACGCAGACGCGCGACAAGGTCAACGAGGGCTCGAGCCTCGCCGACGCGCTCAAGGCCCACCCGGCGATCTTCAGCAGCCTGTTCGTCAACATGGTCGCGGCGGGCGAGGCCTCGGGCACGCTCGAGACCGTGCTCGGCCGGCTCGCGGAGTTCCTCGAGGCGCAGAGCAAGCTGAAGAACAAGGTCAGCTCCGCGCTCGCCTATCCCGCGTTCATGGTGCTCATGAGCATGGCGACCGTCGGCATCATGATGGTCGTCGTCGTCCCGAAGGTGACGAGCATCTTCGAGAGCTTCGAGCAGGCGCTGCCCTGGTACACGCGCCTCCTCATCTTCACGAGCGACGTGTTCATCGGCTACTGGTGGCTGCTCACGCTGATCGCGATCGGCGGCTTCTACGGCTGGCGTCGCTGGGTGAGCACGACCGAGGGCCGCTCGAAGTGGGATCGCTGGCTGCTCGGCCTCCCGCTCTTCGGGAAGCTGTTCCTGATGGTCGCGGTGTCGCGCTTCTCGCGCACGCTCTCGACGCTCCTCAAGAGCGGCGTGCCGATCCTGCAGGCGATGGACATCACGAAGAACGTGCTCGGCAACGTCGAGCTGCAGCGCGTCGTCGAGGAGGCGACGGGCTCGATCCGCGAGGGCGAGAGCATCGCCGTCCCGCTCAAGCGCAGCGGTCGCTTCCCGCCGATCGTCACCCACATGATCGCGATCGGCGAGCGCTCGGGTCAGCTCGAGGAGATGCTCGAGAACGTCGCGGTCGCGTACGACAACCAGGTCGAGACGCGCGTGCAGGGCATGACCTCGCTCCTCGAGCCGATGATGATCGTCTTGATGGGAGGAATCTCGGCGGGCATCGCGTTCTCCATCCTGATGCCGCTGATGTCGATCAACGAGTTCATCGCGAACTGA
- the gspN gene encoding type II secretion system protein GspN, translating to MNLPFSLSERAKTNLRRFVLYPLWFLFCFVTFAYCTFPYDRVRDRIEDEVERAMPGAELDIVDLSPSWITGVELTGVSLTLPAEEEGERPTALTLTTVTARVGLLDLIGGTTSVGFYAELGGGGTIEGRYSDGETSTQVQAHLVDVALQRIGPLRRYVQLPIAGTLGGDIDVTIADEAANTEGQVTLTIAGLSVGDGRARLEIPGMRGTGITVEQLNAGDLNLRMQIERGVGRVQQLTSSSDDLELRGAGTVRLLRPLRMSNVDVILRFEIKQPYRERNDRTRAIFTMVDMAPDVRAYRAPDGAFQLRVAGSFGSSIRASGAGNATLAQ from the coding sequence GTGAACCTGCCCTTCAGCCTCAGCGAGCGCGCGAAGACGAACCTCCGCCGGTTCGTGCTCTATCCGCTCTGGTTCCTCTTCTGCTTCGTCACGTTCGCGTACTGCACGTTCCCCTACGACCGCGTGCGCGATCGGATCGAGGACGAGGTCGAGCGCGCGATGCCGGGCGCGGAGCTCGACATCGTCGATCTCTCGCCCTCGTGGATCACGGGTGTGGAGCTCACGGGCGTGAGCCTCACGCTGCCCGCCGAGGAAGAAGGCGAGCGCCCGACCGCGCTCACGCTCACGACCGTCACCGCGCGCGTCGGGCTGCTCGATCTGATCGGCGGCACCACGTCGGTCGGCTTCTACGCGGAGCTCGGCGGCGGCGGCACGATCGAGGGCCGCTACTCCGACGGCGAGACGAGCACGCAGGTGCAGGCGCATCTCGTCGACGTCGCGCTGCAGCGCATCGGGCCGCTGCGCCGCTACGTGCAGCTGCCGATCGCCGGCACGCTGGGCGGCGACATCGACGTGACCATCGCGGACGAGGCCGCGAACACCGAAGGTCAAGTCACCTTGACCATCGCGGGGCTCAGCGTGGGAGACGGCCGGGCGCGCCTCGAGATCCCGGGCATGCGCGGCACGGGCATCACCGTCGAGCAGCTCAACGCGGGCGACCTCAACCTCCGCATGCAGATCGAGCGCGGCGTGGGGCGCGTGCAGCAGCTGACCTCTTCGAGCGACGATCTCGAGCTGCGCGGCGCGGGCACGGTGCGGCTGTTGCGCCCGCTGCGGATGTCGAACGTCGACGTGATCCTGCGCTTCGAGATCAAGCAGCCCTACCGCGAGCGCAACGATCGCACCCGCGCGATCTTCACGATGGTCGACATGGCCCCCGACGTGCGCGCGTACCGCGCGCCCGACGGCGCGTTCCAGCTGCGCGTCGCCGGCTCGTTCGGCTCGAGCATCCGCGCGTCGGGCGCGGGAAACGCGACGCTCGCGCAGTGA
- a CDS encoding type II secretion system protein produces the protein MQQQNQNAIVRRARRRRRRAGMTLVEIMIVVIIMALIATAVGIAVLPQLERTRVNSTRSDAQSVQSAAVLFLSQEPGADCPTVADLVEAGVLDRTRRTTDAWDRDFTIECEGTDIYVVSAGSDGQMGTEDDIRPQ, from the coding sequence ATGCAGCAGCAGAACCAGAACGCGATCGTCCGTCGTGCGCGCCGCCGCCGTCGCCGCGCGGGCATGACGCTCGTCGAGATCATGATCGTCGTCATCATCATGGCGCTGATCGCGACCGCGGTCGGCATCGCGGTCCTGCCGCAGCTCGAGCGCACGCGTGTGAACTCGACGCGCTCCGACGCGCAGTCGGTGCAGTCGGCGGCGGTGCTCTTCCTCAGCCAGGAGCCCGGCGCGGACTGCCCGACGGTCGCGGACCTCGTCGAGGCCGGCGTGCTCGACCGGACGCGCCGCACGACCGACGCGTGGGATCGCGACTTCACGATCGAGTGCGAGGGCACCGACATCTACGTGGTCAGCGCGGGCTCGGACGGCCAGATGGGCACGGAGGACGACATCCGCCCGCAGTGA
- the pilM gene encoding type IV pilus biogenesis protein PilM: MANLLGIEISPDAVRGVLIRTSLRNKQIARFEEVPILPPSAPEPAPAPMLAPVSEAFPGTEPAPPPPSEPEAPAEPPDPIRVALEELVRRMSPPRPSIVAALPGEEASMRRIELPAAVAKKIDELLPIEMEALVPFDADETLLDHQTIEVENGKLHALVVAVPKTRIRGYLDQLAAWRVDPIELAVGAAALDGLAQVVPALATEGPHVIVHLGARRTDVCILRHGTTALARTISAGVDDAGDAAFATSGGAGSAFSGSLAERLARELRQTLAAWRMQGGAPPVAIHVSGHRVHDERVPQWIGAVLGQPVELLAIPDTQPVPTGIEPVVRARYALALALAARGLGKAKRLDLRKGEFVARRTTGVVRQHAPLFAACAAAIVCAFLFSTYARWSVLDSRREALEAQLAQVTRDRLGEETRSTTRARTLLESGGSRSDPMPRFTAYDALAAISAAIPTDVTHDVQRLHIDLGDDRSGGHFELAGIVRSIEDRDRIAQALGQVECFRELELGPLTQAPNDRRLYRVEADILCPGDEPAGGGPTKRGRSGRSRAAEGEQ, translated from the coding sequence ATGGCGAACCTGTTGGGCATCGAGATCTCGCCCGACGCAGTGCGCGGCGTGCTCATTCGTACGTCGCTGCGCAACAAGCAGATCGCGCGCTTCGAAGAGGTGCCGATCCTGCCGCCGAGCGCGCCCGAGCCCGCGCCCGCGCCGATGCTCGCGCCGGTGTCCGAGGCCTTCCCCGGCACCGAGCCCGCGCCGCCTCCGCCGAGCGAGCCCGAGGCGCCCGCCGAGCCGCCCGATCCGATCCGCGTCGCGCTCGAGGAGCTCGTGCGCCGCATGAGCCCGCCGCGCCCGTCGATCGTCGCGGCGCTGCCCGGTGAAGAGGCGTCGATGCGCCGCATCGAGCTGCCCGCGGCGGTCGCGAAGAAGATCGACGAGCTGCTCCCGATCGAGATGGAAGCGCTCGTGCCGTTCGACGCGGACGAGACGCTGCTCGATCACCAGACGATCGAGGTCGAGAACGGCAAGCTCCACGCGCTCGTGGTCGCGGTGCCGAAGACGCGCATCCGCGGCTACCTCGATCAGCTCGCGGCGTGGCGCGTCGATCCGATCGAGCTCGCGGTGGGCGCCGCCGCGCTCGATGGCCTCGCGCAGGTCGTGCCCGCGCTCGCGACCGAAGGGCCGCACGTGATCGTGCACCTCGGCGCGCGCCGCACCGACGTCTGCATCCTGCGCCACGGCACGACCGCGCTCGCGCGCACGATCTCGGCGGGCGTCGACGACGCCGGCGACGCGGCGTTCGCGACGAGCGGCGGGGCGGGCAGCGCGTTCTCGGGCTCGCTCGCCGAGCGCCTGGCGCGCGAGCTGCGACAGACGCTCGCCGCGTGGCGCATGCAGGGCGGCGCGCCCCCGGTCGCGATCCACGTGTCCGGTCATCGCGTCCACGACGAGCGCGTGCCGCAGTGGATCGGCGCGGTGCTGGGTCAGCCCGTCGAGCTCCTCGCGATCCCCGACACCCAGCCGGTCCCGACCGGGATCGAGCCGGTGGTGCGTGCGCGTTATGCGCTCGCGCTCGCGCTCGCCGCGCGTGGGCTCGGCAAGGCGAAGCGCCTCGATCTGCGCAAGGGCGAGTTCGTCGCGCGTCGCACGACCGGCGTGGTGCGGCAGCACGCGCCGCTCTTCGCCGCGTGCGCCGCGGCGATCGTGTGCGCGTTCCTCTTCTCGACGTACGCGCGCTGGTCGGTGCTCGACTCGCGGCGCGAGGCGCTCGAGGCGCAGCTCGCGCAGGTCACCCGCGATCGGCTCGGCGAGGAGACGCGCAGCACGACGCGCGCGCGCACGCTGCTCGAGAGCGGCGGCTCGCGCAGCGATCCGATGCCGCGCTTCACCGCGTACGACGCGCTCGCCGCGATCTCGGCGGCGATCCCGACCGACGTCACGCACGACGTGCAGCGCCTGCACATCGATCTCGGCGACGACCGCAGCGGTGGTCACTTCGAGCTCGCGGGCATCGTGCGCTCGATCGAGGATCGCGATCGCATCGCGCAGGCGCTCGGCCAAGTGGAGTGCTTCCGAGAGCTCGAGCTCGGACCGCTCACCCAGGCGCCCAACGATCGACGTCTCTATCGCGTCGAGGCGGACATCCTGTGCCCCGGTGACGAGCCCGCCGGCGGCGGTCCCACCAAGCGCGGCCGCAGCGGCCGCTCGCGCGCCGCGGAGGGCGAGCAATGA